The DNA region TTTAAGGATAAATATAGCGGGCTCATTTCTATTTTTTTAATCTCAACTTATTTCTATAGTTTCTTATCCAAACCAAAAAACTATGAATTAACGAAAACGGACATAATAATCCGTCGTTTTATTTTTACCAAAATAATTGATCGAGAAGAAGTCGAAAAAGTGGAACTATTAGATGCTGATCGTGTCAAAGGAATATATCGAATATTTGGAAATGGTGGCTTGTGGGGATATGTTGGTACATTTAGTAGTCGAAGACTTGGCATATTTCAAGCTTATATGACGGGATTTCATAATCTGATATTGATACAATTGAAAAATGAT from Rhizosphaericola mali includes:
- a CDS encoding PH domain-containing protein; this translates as MVFKTSMSKSVKIITISISIVFILQIGYSIFFKDKYSGLISIFLISTYFYSFLSKPKNYELTKTDIIIRRFIFTKIIDREEVEKVELLDADRVKGIYRIFGNGGLWGYVGTFSSRRLGIFQAYMTGFHNLILIQLKNDKKIVISPYDTREFINQYYHF